One Ammoniphilus sp. CFH 90114 genomic window carries:
- a CDS encoding YheC/YheD family protein, whose protein sequence is MSRSRGKWTKYKAMKGEEKLTSYLPETRLLTQGNLWDMMNIYGTVVIKPSLGSYGRGISKVSSTNDDQYEIIVEGNEKKILEGTEETNQYLKRYFRSKRLFIVQQWIPFATVKDSPFDLRVMVQRKRHSSQWAVTGIVAKIAIRGYFITNYAQKVIPLEQAIENSPLNSFPIAELHDEIQEVSLLAAKQLQRFYPKTRTFGLDVGLDAMGGIWIIEANHSPSISFFNKLEDKMMYETILRYKKG, encoded by the coding sequence ATGAGCAGATCAAGAGGAAAATGGACAAAGTACAAAGCCATGAAGGGGGAGGAAAAGCTAACCTCCTATCTGCCTGAAACTCGATTATTAACCCAAGGGAATCTATGGGACATGATGAATATATATGGTACAGTTGTTATTAAGCCTTCTCTCGGTTCCTATGGACGAGGGATAAGCAAAGTATCCTCAACGAATGATGATCAATATGAAATTATTGTTGAAGGAAACGAAAAAAAAATATTGGAAGGAACAGAAGAAACCAATCAATATCTCAAACGTTATTTTCGAAGTAAACGACTATTTATTGTACAACAGTGGATTCCTTTTGCAACGGTTAAGGATTCCCCATTTGATCTGCGAGTGATGGTTCAACGCAAAAGACATTCATCCCAGTGGGCTGTAACGGGAATTGTCGCCAAAATAGCCATTAGGGGGTATTTTATTACCAACTACGCACAAAAAGTAATTCCATTAGAGCAAGCCATTGAAAACTCTCCGCTTAACTCATTCCCCATAGCTGAACTACACGACGAAATCCAGGAAGTTTCACTCCTTGCAGCTAAACAATTACAAAGATTCTACCCAAAAACACGAACGTTCGGTTTGGATGTTGGTCTAGATGCAATGGGAGGAATATGGATTATAGAGGCAAATCACTCACCTAGTATTTCCTTTTTTAATAAACTGGAAGATAAAATGATGTATGAGACTATATTGCGTTATAAGAAGGGGTAG